In one window of Borrelia anserina Es DNA:
- a CDS encoding copper homeostasis protein CutC has protein sequence MIKEACVFNILEALNAVELGASRIELCENTTCGGTTPSYGTIKVLREIVRVPIVVMIRPRCGNFVYSNLEFQAMKEDIKLCKSFGVEGVVFGILKDDHKIDIDRTRELLSLAYPLKVTFHRAIDETYDIRSSVSKLLDIGVHRILTSGGRSKASDSLVVLQDLILMAGDKLEIVVAGKVSKDNIDIIDAILGARAYHGRLIVGNLNAS, from the coding sequence ATGATAAAAGAGGCATGTGTTTTTAATATATTGGAGGCTTTAAATGCTGTTGAGCTTGGTGCTAGTAGGATTGAGCTTTGTGAAAATACGACTTGTGGGGGAACTACACCTTCTTATGGTACCATAAAAGTTTTGAGAGAAATTGTACGGGTTCCTATTGTTGTAATGATTAGACCAAGATGTGGGAATTTTGTATATTCTAATTTAGAATTTCAAGCTATGAAAGAAGATATTAAGCTTTGCAAGAGTTTTGGAGTAGAAGGTGTAGTTTTTGGAATTTTAAAAGATGATCATAAAATTGACATAGATAGAACTAGAGAATTGCTAAGCTTAGCTTATCCTTTAAAAGTTACTTTTCATAGAGCAATCGATGAGACTTATGATATTAGATCTTCTGTGTCTAAGCTTTTAGATATTGGTGTTCATAGAATATTGACTTCGGGAGGAAGATCGAAAGCTTCAGATTCACTTGTAGTACTTCAAGATTTAATCTTAATGGCTGGAGATAAGTTAGAAATTGTTGTTGCGGGTAAGGTTAGTAAGGATAATATTGATATTATTGATGCTATTTTGGGCGCAAGAGCTTATCATGGAAGACTTATTGTTGGTAATTTAAACGCATCTTAA